A region of Corvus cornix cornix isolate S_Up_H32 chromosome 3, ASM73873v5, whole genome shotgun sequence DNA encodes the following proteins:
- the KCNK17 gene encoding potassium channel subfamily K member 17 isoform X2, with amino-acid sequence MSPRISSGKSQGIIQAYKSGITLQGNTTSLGRWDYSGSFFFSISAITTIGYGNLSPSTVVGRIFCIVFALFGIPLNLVLLNEIGQLMLLGVQHCACRLEEVFHWQNKTSFLMKTCALVTGLLLFLLLPPLLFSDKEGWSYEEGFYYSFITLSTIGFGDYVIGMNPDRTYPGWYKNVISLWILFGMAWLALVIKFCINLLESSSDFCQCNKKNKEMAEDLMDGNKNSMTGLHSAETCSDKDTKTKGPVESHSYTAPTEAL; translated from the exons GGTATCATCCAAGCCTACAAGAGTGGCATAACCCTCCAGGGAAACACCACTAGCCTGGGCAGGTGGGACTACAGTGggtctttcttcttctccatctCTGCAATAACAACCATTG GCTATGGGAACTTGAGCCCCAGCACTGTGGTTGGTCGAATCTTCTGCATTGTGTTTGCACTTTTTGGGATCCCCTTGAACCTTGTACTCCTGAACGAAATTGGGCAGCTGATGCTGCTTGGGGTTCAGCACTGTGCTTGTCGCCTAGAGGAAGTGTTTCACTGGCAG AATAAAACTTCCTTCCTGATGAAGACCTGTGCACTGGTAACTGGCTTGTTACTGTTCCTCCTGCTACCTCCCTTGTTATTCTCTGACAAAGAAGGCTGGTCTTATGAAGAAGGCTTCTACTATTCCTTCATTACCCTCAGCACTATAGGGTTTGGAGACTATGTGATAG GGATGAACCCAGATCGCACCTATCCAGGCTGGTACAAGAATGTAATCTCTCTGTGGATCCTCTTTGGGATGGCCTGGCTAGCACTGGTTATCAAATTTTGCATCAACCTTCTAGAGAGCTCCAGTGACTTCTGTCAATGCAACAAGAAGAACAAGGAGATGGCAGAAGACTTAATGGATGGTAACAAAAATAGTATGACTGGACTTCACAGTGCGGAAACCTGCAGTGACAAAgacacaaaaacaaaaggacCGGTTGAATCTCACTCCTACACAGCTCCTACAGAAGCCCtctag